AAATGACGAAACGGGTCACACGATTTAGTATAATCACGCCCAGTCAATCAACTCTGTGATAGGAATCACCCGACCGCATCCCCTGGTTTTGGGAGCATTGAGGAGCCAGACGCAAAAGCCAGAGAAACGGTTAATGCTGATGGACGGGGGTGGGTGCGTCCAAGTTCCCAGAAATTTCTAGTTTTTTGCCATTTTCTGAGTGATTTTCCTGCCCTTGCAATTTATTTTCAATACTAAGTATCGTATAAGTATAGTAACTGTATAATAATTGTCAGTATTTTTTACGATTTAATTTGCCCCTTCACGTCCGTTGGGATAGTTACGGGTGAGGGTATCTAGGATCAAACGTACATCTGTTTGGATGGCACGAGTATCCCGACGCAATTCTTCGATGGCACTTTGTTGTTGGATGAACATTTGCATCATCATCGCCTGTCCTTCTCGCAGTTCTCGGATGGCTTCCGTATTTTCTGCCTGCATTTGTCGCAGTTCTCGGATGGCTTCCGTGTTTTCTGCCTGCATTTGCCGCAGTTCCCGAATCGCTTCGGCATTGGCATCTACTTTTGCTTCCAACCGGGTAATGGCTTCGGCGTTCGCATCTACCTTCGCTCCCAAGTGATGAATCGCTTCGGCATTGGCATCTACTTTTGCTTCTAACCGAGTAATCGCTTCCGCATTCGCCGCCTGTCCTTTTCGTAATTCCCGAATCGCTTCGGCATTGGCATCTACTTTTGCTTCCAACCGGGTAATGGCTTCGGCGTTCGCATCTACCTTTGCTCCCAAGTGATGAATCGCTTCGGCATTGGCATCTACTTTTGCTTCTAACCGAGTAATCGCTTCCGCATTCGCCGCCTGTCCTTTTCGTAATTCCCGAATCGCTTCGGCATTGGCATCTACCTTTGCTTCCAACCGGGTAATGGCTTCGGCGTTCGCATCTACCTTTGCTCCCAAGTGATGAATGGCTTCGGCATTCGCCTGGGTTTGGTCAGCCAAGCGGTCTAACATCTCGTCATTCCAGCGTGCCATGATTATTCACTCCACAAGGTATTGATCTAATTTACCCCTTGCTGTCCATTGGGATCATGACGAGTAGGGAAATCAAGCATTAAACGTACATTCGTTTGCAGTACAAATACCCCGACGCAGTTCTGCTGACCACAGAGACGATGATGCCTGGTTTCACGGGTCTGACGGGGCTCGAACCCGCAACTTCCGCCGTGACAGGGCGGTGCTCTAACCAATTGAACTACAGACCCTAATTTGTAGCTTTTCTATTATGCCAGAAGTAAGCGGATTTTGCATCAAGCCTTATGATGGATCATTATGGAATTCAATCACCTTAGCCAACTGATCGCTCACCACTGGGGAACCTGGGTCTGCCAGCGCACCCGATTTTATCTGGATGGCCGACCCGCTGACCACGGCAAAGCCCACGTGCAGGTTGCGGATTTGCCCCCGGATACTGCATTCCCCCCGCCCCTGGGCATGATTCTGTCCTGGAGCGAGAACAACCAGCCCGCTGGCCGCACTACCTTGACCTTTGACCCGGATTCGCAACAATTTTGGCATGATTCTGGGGACAGACCATCCCAAGTGGGGCACTACACTTGGTCACCGGCGGGGATTTTGGAACTGACCCTAACCCTACCCACAGGTCAGCAGGTGCAAGAACGGCTGTGGTTCGCCAGTGCAAATTTACGCCTACGGACAGTGCTGGTGCGGGGAACGGGGGGATTAGAGTCAGTGGCTTTTTACTCGGATATTCGCCGGGTTTCCTCCTAATTCTCATACGAACTTCAACTTTTGTGGCAATAATTTGTATGCTAATTTCACCGGAATTGTGAGCAAAAGGGGAAACATCAGGATGGGATTAAAATTATTAAATCAAAAAAATTACTAAAGGGAACCTCTATTTATTTGAACCAATCATAAATCCCATCGTTGGCATACCAATATTACCCAGAACCAAGACGGGGGTGTCCCCCTGCGACCGCTAACTTTGAATTTATAGAAGTGCCCTAAATTTTCACCGCTGTTCCCGTCGCCGTCACCAGGAGCAAAACCCCACCGTCCCCGATTTCAATGGAACCGGTGCTAATACGAATCCCCACCACCCCGTTGGCTCCCAATTTTTTCGCCCGTTGCTCAAGTTCCTTCATCGCTTCGTTTTGACTTTGCTGAAATACCCGTTCGTAACTGCCAGTGCGCCCGCCAATAATATCCCGAATCCCCGCAAAAAAATCCCGCAGGGCGTTGCTTCCATAGACCACCTCGGCGGTAACAATGCCCAAATAGGCTTGAATCGGGTGCCCATCCAAGGTATCGGTGGTACTCAATAACATCAGCGACCCAACTGTTTGAAAAGGGTTTGCATCATATCCATAATCGGGCGGGTTTCGGGAAAATTGGGCAAATTTTTGATCAATGGCTCAACCACCGTTGGGATCACCTGGGCATCGGCGGGCAGGGACTCAGCAGGAATTTGGGTCATTAATCCTTGCAGTAGGGGCATGACCACCCGTAACAAAGCCAGCACATCCTCAGTACGACCCTGGCGCAACCACCGCTGACCCTGGAGCAATAAATCCAGAATTTGCCCCCCACTCATGCCCCGGATCGCCTGTTCTAAAAATTCCAACGAACGCACCTGATCCCCCTGGATGAGAGCGGCTTCACTCTGGCGCACCCAATCCACCGCAGGCACTTCCATCACTTCCGCCCGCACGGAGGTACCCACGATGTTGACCGCTAGGGTCATACCGATCAGCGTCCGCCAGTGCGCCATCATCCCTGCCCGTAATTGCCCGTTTGCTTCTAATGTATCCCAATCTCACCCAATTGGGAAACTGATTTTTTGGGAGAATCAAGGACGGGGGCATAACCCCTGCGACTTGTGTTCTATGCTCCCTTAGTATTGCTCTATTGATGAACACCTTTTATTAGTTTATGGGCACCTCTATTTATTTGCATTACCGGAAGGTTATCGCATTGGAATGCCCATACGTTCCAGAATCAAAAACGGGGGCAGTGCCCATACGATCCATTTTTAGAAGTGCCCTTAAGTCCAAGCGTAACACCCCTGCAACGTTTTTTTATGTCTTAAGCTTATATCCTATATGGGCACCTCTATTTATTGGAAACAATTGAAGATTATCTGGCTGAAATGCTTATAATATCGAGAACCAAAGGCGGGCGATACCCCCTGCGGCCTAATTTTTAGAAGTGCCCATTATGTTATGCTGATGGATATTAATTTCCTTGCAAAGAAAAACCACAGGTAGGATGCGGCGGCTTTGGGGCGTGATGGTATGGCTGGTGGGGGCGGGAATGTTCCCTGGTATGGCTGGGGCGACCCCCAAATTGCCCGTGGTGGAATCGGCGGCTTTGGCGGTGGGAATGCAGGTGCCTTGGTCGCAACCCGTGCGGGTGAATGACCCCTTTGAGGGGGAAAATGTGGGGGTGTTTGACCGCCATGAATTTAGTCGGGGGGATATTCCCCGGGTGACGGTTTTGAGTTTGTGGCAACCCCAAAGGGTACGGTTTTTGGTGGGATTCGGTACCCAATGCACCCGGACTTATGTAGGTTATATTTTTTTGTATTTTCCAGTTGGGGGCTTGAACTGTGGACAAATTGATACCAGTCGCAAAATTACTGAAGCGGTTTTGAAAATTGGCGATCGGAATTGGTCCTTGACCCAAGGGCAAAATAATACCTTTCCCATCCCTCCCGAATTGGCGATGGCACTCCACCAAGCCCCGGAAGCAAACGTCCCCCTGCGGTTGGTCACGGAGGCGGGGGAATTGATTGATAGCGAAATTGGGGTAAATACGGTACGCTCATGGCAACAGGTTTTTGCTCCGGTTCCCCCAAGTGCCCCATGAGTGACCATCCCATTGCCAAATTAACCGCCAATATTGCCTCCGTATTTCTTGGCAAACCCCAGGTGGTGGAACGGGTGGTCATCGCAGTCATCGCCGGGGGGCATATTTTGATTGAGGACGTGCCGGGGGTGGGCAAAACCACGTTAACGCAAGCGATTGCCCGCAGTATTGGCGGTAAATTTCAGCGGATTCAATTCACCAGTGATTTATTGCCCGCCGATATTTTGGGGGTGACGATTTTTGACCGCAATCAAGCCACGTTTGAATTTCGCCCTGGACCAATTTTTGCCAACGTGATCCTGGCGGATGAAATTAATCGCACCTCCCCCCGTACCCAGAGTGCCTTATTGGAAGCGATGGCGGAACAACGGGTCTCTTTGGATGACCAAACCTATGCCCTACCCCAACCCTTTATCGTGTTGGCGACCCAAAATCCGATTGAATATCACGGTACTTATCCTTTGCCCGAAAGCCAATTGGATCGGTTTTTGATGCGTTTATCCATTGGCTATCCTGACCGGGATATTGAGAAAAAACTATTGATGAATCGGCAAAAAAATGAACCGGTGGAGCAATTGCAAACGGTGCTTTCTTTGCAGGAATTGTTAACCCTCCAAGCCCAGGTGGATCAGATTACTTTGGATGAATCTTTGGTGGATTATATTTTGCAGGTGGTGACAGCAACTCGGACGGCGAAAATGCTCCGGGCGGGGGTGTCCACTCGGGGAGCGTTGGCGTTGGTGCGGGCGGCGAAGGCACGGGCGTTGGTGCAGGGGCGGGCGTACTGCGTACCGGATGATGTGGTGGACTTGCTTGTCCCGGTGTTGGCGCACCGGCTTTCCCTGGGGAATGGGGGGCAGGACATCCAAACCCACCGCCAGGAGTCCGAGGCGATTCTCCGGGACCTGGTCGCCGATATTCCCTTGCCTGTCTAGGGGCGCAGGGGGCGTATATTGCGAGGCTGTTACAGAAACCGGCAGGGACAGGGAAACCGTGCTACGATGCCGCCCGTAGGCATTTGAACTTTGGGATAGGGCAGTGACACTTCGAGTAGCGGTGGTGGGCGGGGGTCCAGCAGGGGCTTCAGCGGCGGAAACTTTGGCAAAAGCGGGGATTGAAACCCACTTATTTGAGCGCAAATTAGACAATTGCAAACCCTGCGGCGGTGCGATTCCCCTGTGCATGGTGGATGAATTTGACTTGCCCCCGCAGATCATTGACCGACGGGTGCGGCAGATGAAAATGATTTCCCCGTCCAATCGGGAAGTGGATATTAAATTGGAAAATGCCCATGAATATATTGGGATGTGCCGCCGGGAAATTTTGGATGCTTTTTTACGCAACCGTGCCGCTGATTGGGGGGCAAATTTAATCAATGGGATGGTGCAGGAAATTACCCTGCCCAAAACCGCTCAAGATAGCTATCTTTTGCATTACAACGACTTTAGCAATGGTGGGGCAGAAGGCGTTCCCAAAACCCTAGAAGTTGACCTAATTGTGGGGGCGGATGGAGCAAATTCTAAAGTGGCAAAAGCCATTGATGCGGGGGATTATAACTATGCGATTGCGTTTCAAGAGCGTATCCGTTTACCTGCCGAGCA
The sequence above is drawn from the Synechococcus sp. C9 genome and encodes:
- a CDS encoding phycobiliprotein lyase — encoded protein: MEFNHLSQLIAHHWGTWVCQRTRFYLDGRPADHGKAHVQVADLPPDTAFPPPLGMILSWSENNQPAGRTTLTFDPDSQQFWHDSGDRPSQVGHYTWSPAGILELTLTLPTGQQVQERLWFASANLRLRTVLVRGTGGLESVAFYSDIRRVSS
- a CDS encoding YbjQ family protein, which codes for MLLSTTDTLDGHPIQAYLGIVTAEVVYGSNALRDFFAGIRDIIGGRTGSYERVFQQSQNEAMKELEQRAKKLGANGVVGIRISTGSIEIGDGGVLLLVTATGTAVKI
- a CDS encoding MoxR family ATPase, which produces MATGFCSGSPKCPMSDHPIAKLTANIASVFLGKPQVVERVVIAVIAGGHILIEDVPGVGKTTLTQAIARSIGGKFQRIQFTSDLLPADILGVTIFDRNQATFEFRPGPIFANVILADEINRTSPRTQSALLEAMAEQRVSLDDQTYALPQPFIVLATQNPIEYHGTYPLPESQLDRFLMRLSIGYPDRDIEKKLLMNRQKNEPVEQLQTVLSLQELLTLQAQVDQITLDESLVDYILQVVTATRTAKMLRAGVSTRGALALVRAAKARALVQGRAYCVPDDVVDLLVPVLAHRLSLGNGGQDIQTHRQESEAILRDLVADIPLPV